One window of the Ammospiza nelsoni isolate bAmmNel1 chromosome 2, bAmmNel1.pri, whole genome shotgun sequence genome contains the following:
- the LOC132087328 gene encoding trypsin-like → MKCLLLLAFIGVAVAFPTFAEDDDDKIVGGYTCAQNSVPYQVSLNSGYHFCGGSLISNQWVVSAAHCYKSRIQVQLGKHNLGLTESTQQFINSAKVIRHSGYSSYTLDNDIMLIKLATPATLSKAIQTIPLPTSCVAAGTTCLISGWGNTLSSGSNYPDELQCLKAPVLTDKQCSDAYPGQITKNMMCVGYLEGGKDSCQGDSGGPVVCNGQLQGIVSWGYGCAQRGLPGVYTKVCNYVSWIQSTIASN, encoded by the exons ATGAAGTGCCTGCTGCTTCTCGCCTTTATTGGGGTGGCTG TTGCCTTCCCCACCTTTGCTGAAGACGATGATGACAAGATTGTGGGAGGCTACACCTGCGCACAGAACTCTGTGCCCTATCAGGTGTCCCTGAATTCTGGATATCACTTCTGTGGAGGTTCCCTCATCAGCAACCAGTGGGTCGTGTCAGCTGCTCACTGCTACAAATC TCGCATCCAAGTGCAGCTCGGGAAACACAACCTGGGGCTCACTGAATCCACACAGCAGTTTATCAACTCTGCTAAAGTCATCCGCCACTCTGGCTACAGCTCCTACACCCTGGACAACGACATCATGCTCATCAAGCTGGCCACCCCAGCCACGCTCAGCAAAGCTATCCAGACCATTCCTCTGCCTACCAGCTGCGTGGCCGCCGGCACCACCTGCCTGATCTCCGGCTGGGGCAACACtctcagcagtggct CTAACTACCCAGACGAGCTGCAGTGCCTGAAGGCTCCCGTCCTCACCGACAAGCAGTGCTCTGATGCCTACCCTGGGCAAATTACCAAGAACATGATGTGTGTCGGATACCTGGAGGGAGGAAAAGACTCCTGCCAG GGAGATTCCGGTGGTCCAGTGGTCTGCAATGGACAGCTCCAGGGCATTGTCTCCTGGGGTTATGGATGTGCCCAGCGTGGCCTTCCCGGAGTTTACACCAAGGTTTGCAACTACGTCTCCTGGATCCAGTCCACCATTGCCTCCAACTGA